The genomic stretch TTCATTACGAGCATGATTGTAATTATTGCAATCTTGATGATTGCTTTCAATGTTTCCCTCACAAATCTAATCCTCTTTTGGCTTTTACCCCTCATCCTCAGTTCGCTACAGCTATTTTTCTTTGGCACATATCTTCCCCATCGCCTAATTGATAACAATTTAAACTTCTCGCCCCGCTTGCATAGCGATCGCTATTCGATGCTGTGGTCATTTTTGAGTTGTTACAACTTCGGTCATTACCATTGGGAACACCACGCATATCCCCATGTTCCTTGGTATAAATTGCCTACAGCGCTTCACACCCAAACTTAAAGAGATTTTTTGAAATGGTTTCATAAGCTTGTAAAGGTGAATTTCTCGAAGTTAGCTATAATATCACCATGAATGTTATATAAGAGATTAAAAGAAGTTTTTTAAAAAGCTGATTACGAGGGTTGTTAACATGTCAAAAATTACACAAATGACGCTGAGCTTACCTACTGATTTGATTAATGCTACCGAAAGGTTAATTCAGTCTGGACTCGTCAAAACTATTGATGATTTTGTTACTTTGGCTTTGCATCATGAGCTTTTAAAGATGCAGAAATTATCAGAAATTAGTCAAGATTCACAAGAAAATAGTGATGCTTTTGATGATCCAATTTGGGGATTAGGAGAGAATCCTATTCAATCTGGTTTAAGGGATGCTTCTGAGAATATTGATAAATATCTATACGGCACTTCAGTCTAGAACCTTAGAGGAGTTCAAGTTACATCTTTAGATAGAAATACATAGTTACTTTTGATGAATTACGCCAATTCAAGGATGAAATGCAACGGTATCTGAGAGAGTGTAAAGTGAAGTGTGTAAAGTCTGGGATATATACAGAGAGATGATCTAGACACACAATTACCAACACTAAAACTGATGAATATACGCAAAGAATTGCTCGACGAATTGCTGCAAGAATGTAAAACACCACCTGACCTATTCGGAGAAGGAGGCATTCTGAAACAACTGACGACCGCATTAGTGGAGCGAGCATTGGAAGCAGAACTATCAACCCATCTGGGATACGGTAAGCACGAACCTAGACCAGAAGGACAAACCAACAGTCGCAACGGTTATAGCCAGAAAAAAGTGCAAGGTGACTTTGGCGTAGCCGAAATCGCAGTCCCCCGAGATCGGCAAGGGGAGTTTGAACCGCAGATGGTGAAGAAAGGACAAAGTCGCTTGTCAGGACTAGATGAAAAGATCATTGCTCTCTACGCACGAGGTATGAGTGTCAGGGATATTCAAGCCCAGTTGCAAGAAATGTATGGTGTTGAAGTATCACCAACACTTATTTCCAATGTTACAGATGCAGTAATTGACGAGGTGAAGCAATGGCAAAACCGTCCCCTTGAAGCAGTCTATCCAATCGTCTTTCTGGACTGTCTAGTCATCAAAGTCCGAGACAATGGCAGAGTGATTAACAAATCCTTGTACTTTGCCTTGGGCGTGAATATGGACGGGTACAAGGAATTACTGGGTATGTGGATTTCTCCGAATGAAGGTGCGAAATTCTGGTTGTCAGTACTCACCGAAATTCACAACCGTGGGGTCAAAGATATTTTGATTGCCTGTGTCGATGGCTTGACTGGTTTCCCTAATGCGATTGAGACGGTATTTCCTAAAACTCAGGTGCAGTTATGCATTGTCCACATGGTCAGAAACTCGGTCGCTTTTGTACCTTGGCAACAACGCAAGCAAGTTTGTGCTGACCTCAAGGCTATTTATAGCGCGGCGACGGAATCGGAGGCTGAGTTTAATCTCGAACTCTTTGCTGAAAAGTGGGACAAGCAATATCCATCAATCTCCAAGTCTTGGCGCAGTCATTGGGCAAACATTATCCCCTTCTTTGCTTTCCCGACCGAGATTCGCAGGGCGATTTATACCACCAATGCGATTGAGTCGATGAACAGTAGTTTGCGGAAGGTGATTAAATCCCAACAGATTTTTCCCTCTGATGATGCTGCTTTCAAGCTCGTTTATTTAGCAATGCGGAATATCTCGAAGAAGTGGACGATGCCGATTCGTGATTGGAAACCTGCTCTTAATCGCTTTGCCATCCTCTTCGAGGATCGTCTCCACGTCTAGCTTCTAGACTTTACACATTTTACTTGACAATCTCTCTTAGCACCTGTCGCTGTAATTGCTTTTGCGACCCCCTCAACTTTATGGCAGTTGAGGTTATCCATGATGATCCTATGCTCAGGACGTAATTTAGGTACTAGGTCATCTTGGACAAAGGTGAGAAAATCTGCTCCTTTCATAGAACCCTGAATCGTTTTCAGGCAAACAATCCCATCAACTGAAATAGCGCCAATTATTGTGTATTTCTGACCTTTGTAAAAGGGACGAAGACTGAATACTCTTTTGCCACATTCACTTCTTGCCACAGAGCGTTCCATCCCCTGCCATACTCCCGTTTCATCAATACAAATCAGATCTTCAGCTTTCACTTCATTCAATGCTTCCCAAAATTCACATCTTTGCTGTTGTACTGCCTCACTTTTTACCTTTTCATGGCGATAGGTCTTTTTTTTAGAGTGATGTTATGCCTCTGGAAAAATCGGCACATGCTGCCTGTGGTCACTGATACTCCTGTTTGTTCTGCTACTTCTTCACAGTACTGCCATAGTGTCCAATCTGGATGCTCTGAGACAATTTCGAGGATTTTCTCCTGATGCGCTTCGAGGGGACTTTTGATTGGACTACCTAATGGTTTGTGGTTTAGTTCTCCTGTCTCTCGGTATTGATTCAGTAGTTTTTGCACTGTTTTCGTCGCGACTTGAAATTGCTTCGCTACTTCCCGAATCGATGTATTTCCTGCTTCGTAGTTTGCTACGATCTTTTCTCTGAGATCTAGTGAGTAAGGTGCCATTTTTTACTCTCTTTTGGGTTTTGCTATCCTAGCTTATCTTGTACTACTCTTTCCCTCAATAGGCTGTAGGAGATCGGGTGTATAGTTCAGAAGAATCACATCTTTGCTTACTTTTTGGCTTTTGTTAAGTTAGAACATCTTCGGATGAAAACTAAACTCAATTATTTTGGAGACTGTCAAGTAAAATGTGTAAAGTCTAGAAGCTAGACGTGGAGACGATCCTCGAAGAGGATGGCAAAGCGATTAAGAGCAGGTTTCCAATCACGAATCGGCATCGTCCACTTCTTCGAGATATTCCGCATTGCTAAATAAACGAGCTTGAAAGCAGCATCATCAGAGGGAAAAATCTGTTGGGATTTAATCACCTTCCGCAAACTACTGTTCATCGACTCAATCGCATTGGTGGTATAAATCGCCCTGCGAATCTCGGTCGGGAAAGCAAAGAAGGGGATAATGTTTGCCCAATGACTGCGCCAAGACTTGGAGATTGATGGATATTGCTTGTCCCACTTTTCAGCAAAGAGTTCGAGATTAAACTCAGCCTCCGATTCCGTCGCCGCGCTATAAATAGCCTTGAGGTCAGCACAAACTTGCTTGCGTTGTTGCCAAGGTACAAAAGCGACCGAGTTTCTGACCATGTGGACAATGCATAACTGCACCTGAGTTTTAGGAAATACCGTCTCAATCGCATTAGGGAAACCAGTCAAGCCATCGACACAGGCAATCAAAATATCTTTGACCCCACGGTTGTGAATTTCGGTGAGTACTGACAACCAGAATTTCGCACCTTCATTCGGAGAAATCCACATACCCAGTAATTCCTTGTACCCGTCCATATTCACGCCCAAGGCAAAGTACAAGGATTTGTTAATCACTCTGCCATTGTCTCGGACTTTGATGACTAGACAGTCCAGAAAGACGATTGGATAGACTGCTTCAAGGGGACGGTTTTGCCATTGCTTCACCTCGTCAATTACTGCATCTGTAACATTGGAAATAAGTGTTGGTGATACTTCAACACCATACATTTCTTGCAACTGGGCTTGAATATCCCTGACACTCATACCTCGTGCGTAGAGAGCAATGATCTTTTCATCTAGTCCTGACAAGCGACTTTGTCCTTTCTTCACCATCTGCGGTTCAAACTCCCCTTGCCGATCTCGGGGGACTGCGATTTCGGCTACGCCAAAGTCACCTTGCACTTTTTTCTGGCTATAACCGTTGCGACTGTTGGTTTGTCCTTCTGGTCTAGGTTCGTGCTTACCGTATCCCAGATGGGTTGATAGTTCTGCTTCCAATGCTCGCTCCACTAATGCGGTCGTCAGTTGTTTCAGAATGCCTCCTTCTCCGAATAGGTCAGGTGGTGTTTTACATTCTTGCAGCAATTCGTCGAGCAATTCTTTGCGTATATTCATCAGTTTTAGTGTTGGTAATTGTGTGTCTAGATCATCTCTCTGTATATATCCCAGACTTTACACACTTCACTTTACACTCTCTTATTTTGTTCTCAAAGCTAAACTCTACTTCAATGGGATTAGAGCTAGTTTCTCTCTTCTCCAAAAGCTAACTATTCCTTCCACATAACATCAGTACTTAATAATTGATTGAACAAAAGTGATCGCCTCTGCTCTAGAACTAATCTTGCCCTCTACCTGAGCAATTTTCACACTTTCGAGAAACTCCCCAATCTGTGGACTAGGTGGTATTCCTAAATCCTTACGCAGATCATCACCTGTAATTAAGGTAATCGGATAGGCGATCGCATCATTCGGATTGAGCCAACGCTCTAACCAAGGGCTAATCCGCTCTAACTCATAACCACTGGCGAGAGCTAAAGTAGCGATCGCTGGAAAAAACTCTAGAGTTGATTGAAAAAATTTGTATTGCTCCTTAGGGGTAGCTTGATCTAGCAAGTTAATAAACTGAGGCAAATATCTCAAAATACCTACTAACCAGCGTTGCTCAGCTCGACTTAATCCCAAAGATTCCAGAGCAGTTGCACTATTGGTTAAAGCCGCCAATTTGACGATCACAATAGCATAGCGATCGCCTGACAAATGTTTGCTAAAAAATAATTCTAAATTAGGAAACTGAGATAGCAAACTGGAGATTACTCTCTCTATCTCTGCAAATCTGGGCAAATTCAAATGCTGACTTGGTAGCCAATCCTCTAAAATGCCATCGCTGATTGCTTCCATCATCCATCGGCTACCATTGTTAATTGACAATAGATAACCTAATTCTGTGCGTACTCGTTCTGCTGCCACAGACTTTAATCTCGACGCGAGTTTCATCAAAACCTTTCGCGTTAAATCTTCGATCTCAAAGCCCAATTGTGCTGATTGACGATATCCGCGCAAAATCCGTAAAGGATCTTCCGCCAAGTTCTCAGGAGCAACCATCCTAATTCTCTTTGCTTTTAAATCCCCAATCCCATCAAAAGGATCTATAAAATCTTCTCCTGCCAATCCATCACCAATAGATTGATCTTCAATTAATTGATGACATTCCATTGCGATCGCATTCATACAGAAATCACGCCGCCCCAGATCTTCCTCTAAACTAATGCCCATCTGCTGAGCAAAATCCGCCGTACCATTCTTAAAAACAACCCTCGCAATTTTGCGTTCAGCATCTAGAACGACAAAGCCTGCTTTATATTTACGAGCAACCTCTTGAGCCGTTTCCACAGCATTTTCAGGTAATACAAAATCTAGATCAAGATATTTACCTTGACGATTCAATAGGCGATCGCGCACCCATCCCCCCACGAGATAAGTTGGTGTAGGCAAATCATTAAAATCAAAAGGAAACTGCTGCAAAATCGATTTATATTCCGCTTTTTATAAGGTTTTGATGGCTTAAGCTATGTTATACGATCATCGCACTGACAATATAAGCGATCGTACTTCGTTTGAATTCCTTAAGTTACAGATCTGACCCTAAAACAAATCGAAAAACTATAGAAACAGTCTCTGATAAGGATTATAAGATTTAATAAGGAAACGATTTTTTGTGGTGCAGCTTCGCCGCGCCACAAAAAATCGTTTCCTTATTTTCCTGCATGTCCCTAAGTAGTCCAAAGTTATAAAGCACCCTAAATCTAAAAAGTGCGCGTGCAATAACTAAGGTTTTATTTAACTCAAAATTTCCTTCACTCTGAGACTTGATTAGAGGTTTCTGAAGATTCCTCAGAGTCTGTCAAATTGAAAGATAGCTCTAATTGATCGCTTGCTTGTTCTTCTAATTGTTCAGGCTCATTACTAATAGAACTTTCTACTAAATCACTAGCAGTACTTGTAACTTGCTCCTTAGGTATATCAGCAGTAGGAGCATCTATTTCTAAATTTTGTTTTTGTGATTTATTTGCCGCGTTCCTTAATTTGTTAGCTACTTCAGTAGTTCGTTCAGCAAGTTCTGTAGTGTTTTCTAAACTCGAATTTTCTGGAGCTAATTTGGTATTTTCTTTTGCCGCGATCGCATCAAGTGCCTCGTCGGCAAATTGATCCATCTCTAATGCTAATGGGTCAGATTGTTCAGAATTTGTTTCTTGGCTAGGTTCATCAAAAAGTGCTA from Pseudanabaena sp. Chao 1811 encodes the following:
- a CDS encoding CCA tRNA nucleotidyltransferase; protein product: MQQFPFDFNDLPTPTYLVGGWVRDRLLNRQGKYLDLDFVLPENAVETAQEVARKYKAGFVVLDAERKIARVVFKNGTADFAQQMGISLEEDLGRRDFCMNAIAMECHQLIEDQSIGDGLAGEDFIDPFDGIGDLKAKRIRMVAPENLAEDPLRILRGYRQSAQLGFEIEDLTRKVLMKLASRLKSVAAERVRTELGYLLSINNGSRWMMEAISDGILEDWLPSQHLNLPRFAEIERVISSLLSQFPNLELFFSKHLSGDRYAIVIVKLAALTNSATALESLGLSRAEQRWLVGILRYLPQFINLLDQATPKEQYKFFQSTLEFFPAIATLALASGYELERISPWLERWLNPNDAIAYPITLITGDDLRKDLGIPPSPQIGEFLESVKIAQVEGKISSRAEAITFVQSIIKY
- a CDS encoding transposase; protein product: MKAEDLICIDETGVWQGMERSVARSECGKRVFSLRPFYKGQKYTIIGAISVDGIVCLKTIQGSMKGADFLTFVQDDLVPKLRPEHRIIMDNLNCHKVEGVAKAITATGAKRDCQVKCVKSRS
- a CDS encoding IS256 family transposase, encoding MNIRKELLDELLQECKTPPDLFGEGGILKQLTTALVERALEAELSTHLGYGKHEPRPEGQTNSRNGYSQKKVQGDFGVAEIAVPRDRQGEFEPQMVKKGQSRLSGLDEKIIALYARGMSVRDIQAQLQEMYGVEVSPTLISNVTDAVIDEVKQWQNRPLEAVYPIVFLDCLVIKVRDNGRVINKSLYFALGVNMDGYKELLGMWISPNEGAKFWLSVLTEIHNRGVKDILIACVDGLTGFPNAIETVFPKTQVQLCIVHMVRNSVAFVPWQQRKQVCADLKAIYSAATESEAEFNLELFAEKWDKQYPSISKSWRSHWANIIPFFAFPTEIRRAIYTTNAIESMNSSLRKVIKSQQIFPSDDAAFKLVYLAMRNISKKWTMPIRDWKPALNRFAILFEDRLHV
- a CDS encoding helix-turn-helix domain-containing protein; this translates as MAPYSLDLREKIVANYEAGNTSIREVAKQFQVATKTVQKLLNQYRETGELNHKPLGSPIKSPLEAHQEKILEIVSEHPDWTLWQYCEEVAEQTGVSVTTGSMCRFFQRHNITLKKRPIAMKR